The following coding sequences lie in one Treponema primitia ZAS-1 genomic window:
- the purN gene encoding phosphoribosylglycinamide formyltransferase, with protein sequence MNILVLVSGGGTNLQALIDAEKAGRLRPGRIAGVISDQQSVYALERAKAAGIPILVEKAGSGLSDRLLHDARKMDAGLIILAGFLSILEGEIINGYEGRIVNLHPSLLPKFGGAGMYGERVHRAVLEAGEKESGCTVHLVDAGTDTGPILLQRKVPVLPTDTADSLAERIHTEEHIAIVEAAILMAERLSNK encoded by the coding sequence GTGAATATTTTAGTGCTAGTCTCCGGGGGTGGTACCAACCTTCAGGCGTTGATCGATGCGGAGAAGGCGGGCCGTCTTAGGCCGGGGAGGATCGCCGGAGTTATTTCTGACCAGCAGTCGGTGTATGCCCTGGAACGGGCCAAGGCCGCGGGGATACCTATCTTAGTCGAAAAAGCGGGCAGCGGACTTTCGGACCGGCTTCTTCACGATGCTCGGAAAATGGACGCGGGGCTTATCATTCTTGCGGGGTTTCTTTCCATATTGGAAGGGGAAATTATCAACGGCTATGAGGGACGGATCGTCAATCTTCATCCGAGCCTGCTGCCGAAATTCGGCGGGGCGGGGATGTACGGCGAGCGGGTCCATCGGGCGGTACTGGAGGCTGGGGAAAAAGAGTCGGGCTGCACGGTGCATTTGGTAGACGCCGGTACTGACACAGGGCCTATCCTGCTGCAGCGGAAAGTTCCGGTGCTGCCCACGGATACTGCGGATTCACTGGCTGAGCGGATCCATACGGAAGAGCATATCGCCATTGTCGAGGCTGCGATCCTGATGGCTGAACGGTTAAGCAATAAATAG